A window of Malania oleifera isolate guangnan ecotype guangnan chromosome 2, ASM2987363v1, whole genome shotgun sequence genomic DNA:
TTCAATTAGCTCATACGTACTAGCTACAAGCTACATTCAGCTCCTCCCTCCAACGATCACCTGCTGCAACTGTCCAATCTCCCAAGCCAACTGCTACTATGCTCTGCTCTCTGCCTACATGTGCGTGAGGAAAATGGAGGAGGAAGGAGACTTCATCCAGGGAGTTTTGTCAAGTGTCAAATGACGTTTCATTTCCCAAGCAAAACTCGCTGGCTAGTCCAGCGAGATTCAAAGTAAACTCGGTGAATCATCTAACAAGATTTGGGACCCatcaaaatgggaaaaaaattccCACCAAACCGTTAATTaatattttactaataaaaaatcaaaaaagggaaaaaactcTTGACATGACCACATAGATTGTAGGGCTACAAATACTACATCAAGTGGATGAACACAAACTATATGGATTGAAAACACGAAGGGAAGGAGCATTTGCACTCAGATGGTAGTATAACTATAACATGCAACTATTATCCATATCTTATTTCACAGAAGGCACCGTACATGATTCACCATGCCAGTGGCATACCATAATTGTCAACCAGAGTGGATCCCTCCCATAAATGTCCTTGGATCAGGACAGTTCCCTGTAAACTGAGCCTGTGAAAAGTCGAAACCTGGGTTCTGCAGAAAGAAGCACTTTGTTACCAAATTGAACggaatgaaaaaacaaaaaaaaatcaccaCGAGAATCCAAAACAGGCGAAATTTGCATTTTTTGAAAAAGTAAGAAGCTGTTTgatattattgtcaaaaattagagaaacaaaaatcaaaaaatcataaACAGAAACTAAAGCAAGAAACCAACAATATGTTTGGTCTACATTAAtaaagttaaaataaattaaaaacatagttaaaatgctcattttcatctttaaatcaaatactattattaaaatatgattaaaataattaaactataaataatacatattaaaaaattactagaataaaaataaaatttattatatttattttccttaattgttttacttttaaattttactttacaataaaaaatttattagacattacaattgaaaaatagtaaaaatattttataattgacttaaaatttatgtatattttatttttaattatatttagaTTAATATGATCattcaattttcattttaatttaaaagtgaacaaaatgaataatttaatccaaaaaactatttctatatattaaaatttctaacaaaaagttgtcaaaacaactgaaaatcataaaatttggttttcaatatttaacaaacaGCTAAAAATCAACAACATAAACAAACGTGTTTTTATAACATGTTTCTTCACTATAGAgaaacacaaacaaaaaacaaaaaacaacaatgataccaaacaaatCCTAAAGTAATTTGTTTTCAATTCTCTGAATTTCTACTTAtgtagttatttatttatttttgactcCCTTCTAAGCAAATAATGCAGTTGTACCTTCAACAACAATCTTACAAGTTCCTAGACTCACTTCCTTAAAATTCCACAAGTAGATACTTAAGCAAAGAATGAGGAACAACCCTTTTTTCAGAACAAACTTCTGGAAACTTGCCACTATGCATTTTTTAAACACAATATCCAATGTGTGTGTGATGCTACAATGCGTGCATATTTACcaatcataaaattattttttaatattaatgaaTCTAATATACTAGAATGAATTATGATTGATCTCGAGAGTGACCTTAAGTCAATGGCATCAAGGCTACATCAAAACCTAAAGGTGTTCAAATCACATAAACTGTCTCTTGAAGCATGGAGGTCAAAAATGCGTACATCCTGCCCTTTCCAGATCTCCATTGGTGTGGTGTGTTTGTGTTATAAATTGTCATGTCATACATTTTCGAATGAGTGATTGAGTTGTCATAGCAGTAATCATGCACTAAATCATATGCTAACCATGTGGTAACCATGCAtgctaggccatgcactaaccaagCAGTAACCATGCATGTGTTCTAGGCCATGCAGTAACCATGTGATAACCATGCATTAAGCCATAGTGTAACAAAGTGGTTACCATGCGCTGGGTCATATGGTAACCATGTGGTAACCATGCGCTAGGCCATGCAATAACCATGTTGTAACAATGTCCTAAGCCATGCGGTAACCATGCGCTAGGCCATGAGGTAACTATATGTAAACCATGCCCTATAGTATTTTATCTTGGTTTTTAGGTTCACGCAACTAGTAAGGACAACTGGATATTTAGGTAGGTTACATATAATGATTCAACTtgtcaattttcaaaaattcatgttTGAGCATGCTTGAAAACAGCTATGTGGCCAAACACATTTTTTTATCAGAGGCTAAGCTGGCAAAATACATACAATAAGATTGaaatataatatgtgaaaatgtgttcAGCTAATTTTTATTTGGGGAGGAGAaggagggggggagggggaggtGTGGCACATGCAACGCCATGATCCCCACAATCAAGCtaaacaaaaatgttgagaaagcTTAGCACATGGGATAGTGAAGCAGCAATGCAGAAACCATCGGGAAGAATCCAGGATTAGGAGCCTTGGCTCCCAACATATTCCTCCACTCCCCACATTTGGAAACTGCCTAATGCATATAGAGAAAGTTCATGTCTTTCTTTGCTAGTTATCAGCTGTACCCTGCTAGACAAACTAAAGCAAATTCTCAAAATGAATGGCCAAATGCATTTTAACAAGCAAACCAGAACTCAAGTAAAAGTTCAGTCATTAGGATAAAAGATCAAACAAGATGAAACAGCTTCTTTGGAAAATGCAACAGAAATCCCCACTCAAGTTGGGAAAAGGTTTTCAAATATCAATTTCTTGAGCCTTAATCATAATTCAAGACCATAGCTGAGGAAATCTTTCCATATTTTAGGATGAATCTGGTAGTGACCAGACTTTTAGACCCAAGAGGAAAAAGAATAACAGAAAGTGCAAGTAGAGATAGGTTGATCACCTCATGCAGTTCTAAAGACAATCTCATAGCACCACTGAAACTCACAAAAGAGCTGAAACTATCAATTTATCCAGCCAAGATCAACAATATGGGTGTGTTTGATTCAGTGGTAAGGCTAGGATGGGCTAATAGCCTATGTTTGGTACAACATGCTAGTGGAATAGAACTGGCCAAGACATGCCCCAGTCCCTGTCCGCAGGCAGCCCTGATGAAGCCAAAAAAGAATTGAAATAGGACAAAGATGCCCCCAGCTCCAGCACCCCCTCATATGCCTTCTTTTTCTCCCACTTCCTCCACCTTCTCCACCCCTTCTACACCATCCTTTGCCACCACTGACTTCCATTCTTCCAGCTAGGGTTGTTCAACAACCTGACCAAACCAAAGCAAACCAACCAAAAAAATTGGTTTCAAATGGTTTATGAATTGGTCGGCGGTTTCTTATTTTGCATAACCCAATCATATGGGGTTGGTTGCAGGTTTAGCATCTAATATCCACCCGACCCAACCCGAACTACTTCTGTACATATATGGCTACAATTATCCAAGACTTATGAAAGAATACATAAGATGCACTATGAGATGTATACGAGCATTCTAGactgttttaatttttatattttcaattttatttttatagtagTAATGCTTTTAGATATGATATTTTAGTCATTTTGGAAGATAATaaacatattttcattttttattttattttatttcgttAATGGTATGCGTGTTAATCAAcataaattttttattagttttggAACCTtctttatattgtattattaatgtaaaatggaaaatagaaaaatactCAGTTTGTTACTCATACTATTACATTGATACTATTGTAActgtttttttatatttttaaataagaatGACACCAGTTTAAGTAGTGTTTTCAATGTAACATATTATGTTTGGCAAAAATTCTCATACGTATTCCTttgtgttttcttttttcttttctagttcgcTTTAAAACAATTAAAACCGCCAATCCAAACCAACCCACTTGATAATCAAGCCTACCCACACCAAGTCAAATTGCATCCTCAATGATTCGACTTAAGATTGACTTTTTTCCCGAACCGACAAGACCAAATAAGATGGAATTTTAAGCCCAACCTGACCCATGAACACCCCTACTTTTAGATCTTCAACCAATTCATCCTCATCCACATGTCCTTCCTCTATATCAAGTTCTCACAGTGGTTTCAGGTGCTGGCAACTCTTTCCACGATGCTTGTGTACTCTCTGGTCTGCAGGTACCGGTTCTGGTTGGCAATTGAATTGAAAAGCATGTACTTCCCTTTGTCGTGAATTTCCAAATTGCATCTATGAGTTTTAATTTGCTCTGCAAATTTTGGGGTTCTTCGGTTGCATTTTATGAAAGGTGGGTGCAATGAACAGCTTGGGCCTCCAATTCTGTGCTGCACAGCACAATTTTGctctttttaaatttctatttgaAGAAAAGGTGTGGTGGTTCTAATGAAGAAGATTCAATCCTTCTTCCTTTTTTTGGGGGTGTGGAGTTGGGGGTAGTGTGTTAGTCATCTGCCTCTGATGTCAATTTGGGAAAGAAAGACAGCAAAGgcttgcttcttttttttttgcagcATTGTTAGGGGAATGCTACATTGCCTAGAGGTCACCGAAAATTTCTAGAAGGTTTCCCCATTTATTCGAAAAGAACTTTATAGAAGaatttattttgatctaatcttTTGTAGTAAAATGTATTTTGCTATTTTGAATAATTGACCTATCCAATGGATGGTGCAATACAAGCATGGGTAATTTTGGTCCAGTTCCTATAAACCTTAGCTACCAAGCTGAATGCATCCTGAAGGACTAATGTTTCATATACAAGAGGTAGAGAAAGAGCTCCTCACCTCTTAAGGATGGAATTAAAAAATTATCACAATTCAAACCTAATTACCTCATATCTTATTGATTCTCATTCAAAAAACTAACTTAAAATAAATTCTCTAAATAATAGCATAAAAACTCTACAATCATTACTACTATTAAATACAAAATCTAAATGAAAATTACAAGTTGACCTTTTACAAAAATAAACAAACATTTTTGTTGACAATACAAACCAAGAGTCACATTTGAATCTTATAACAAGTTTCAGATACAATTCTTTAACCAATGTTACCTGAGATCTCAGCCTATGTCCACAAAGTTTGCCCATAGATATGAGCAACAGGCCAACAGCATGCGAATCAAAAACAAGTGAAAAGGAAGACATAAATAACACACGAGATGGATGGAACTAGATGACACACGAGATGGATGGAACTAGATGACTAAAAACAAACCAAGCAGTTGAAATATAGCTTTAATTTGGGCTGCCTAGGAGTTGACAAGTTGTTTTGTGATTTCAGAAGGATTGCCTCTAGTTAAGCATTGGTCCTCCATTAATAACGGAGCAAAGCTCCTCTTTTCTATAATTTTCTTACAGGAGGAGGTTGGACAGTTGTGGCAGGATTCACTTTCTCTGTTGCTTTGAATCAGTTTCAAACCACATTTCCTCATTGGTTCAGTTTCCTATTTTGCATATGCTCATGCTTCAAAGAATAAGGAGTCCTAGTTCATCCAGATCTGGTTTTGAGAGTTTATAAATATGTAGTGATATATCTATAAGAAAAGAGATAGACAGGTTCATTGAGAAACCTCttctttatgaattttttgtatgCCAGCAAGTGTATGGGGGACCCGGGATTCAGTGTGATTTTTCAATTGCAGATTTTGCGTGGATCATGTACTTGGGTACATTGAAGTGCCCAACACATTAAATATTGCATGCTTGCTTTGATTTATTCTTGTTAAGTTCTATTAGAGGTTTTCCAAAGCAAAACTGCATTAATACCTCAAGGAGAAGTAATAGGTTCACTTACCTCTTCCTGAAATCTCTGCAGCATGAGGCGCTTCTGTTCAAGATCAGTGGCATAAGGATCTAGCTGACCCTGGCCTAATATAGGAGACGGCCATGTCTGACCTTTGTCCCTCTTCTGCAGTGTTATGTGCATGGTATCATCCTCTGCCACATTTAAACCCCAAAAAACAATGTGACTACTAATGCTGCTAAAACATCCCGTTCTTAAATTTGATACATATCATCATAATCCATGAAGCTAGAAAACAAAAGCTTCTACTAACTGAGCTTAGTAATTTGCATAGTTATGAATTCCCCTTCTTTGGGAAACAAAACAGAATAAGACAAAATTCAAAGCACTTCTTCACCCCACCCACCCCCTTATGAATTCCCCTTTTTGGGGAAAGAAAACATCATAACACATAAAACATGACACACTTCTTCACCCCGGCACCAGGTGGAGGAGGCACTTTCACCTTACATATCTCAGCAACCAAACAAGggtaaaggaaaagaaatatGAGCAAAACTGATTACCTATGGTCCAAAAACAAGAATCAGTCTTCACGTGACAGGTGATTTCATGCTGTGAAACCAGTAATTTGTAGACATTAGATTAGAGTAAAAAAAGAACAAACAAAATTACACAGTAATTTATGCAAACTGACATTAAGATATGGAGGGTTGCCTTTAATCCCAACTTCAACGTGCTTGGACTGAATCTTGCAGTAAAACAGCTTTGAAGGAACGTTCGGAGGAAGAGTTATGTAAATGTTTACCTCCTCAAGCGTTTGATCCCACTCGAAAACCTTTTGACCTGAATCGAATGTGATAAAATATTAGACATCGTTTATTACAGCATTAGAAAATCCGATCAATTGCAGCTCGTTAAAGCAGTAAAACTACTTTCGCGATGCcaatcaaagaaaattttaaaagtattcgATCAACAAAACAGGAATAGTAGAACGGTATAAAATGATAAAAtgctaaaaattaaattaaattgtgatacgagtgagagagagagatacctCCATGGATGAAGCTGTGACGCTTCTCCGGAGCCAATTTCTCGGCCATTTCTAGGGTTTCTTCCCTGCTTAGTCACCTTCCCGTCCCGCTTTTCTTCCCTGCTTAGTCACCTTTCCCTGCTTAATGAACGAACGGGTTAATAAAAAATGGGCCGCTTTAACCGATTGGAATTATAGGTGGCAAAACGGGCGGTCGCCAACGGGGCGAGTCATAAACGGGTTAGTACTAAATGGATAATAACCATGCAAATCCTAACCCGTCCGTTTAAAAAACGGATAGCAAGTcacccatttaaaaaaataatttatttattttaaatttttatgacaatttcttttttacaaaaaacaaacaaacagaaCTTTATAACCTGCAAGACCCATGTGGCCATGTTGCAGAGCATCAGCCCAAACCCAAATGTGATTACACAATAAACACAAAGCTTATAGAGGATCTCCTCAAGTATTTTTTCCCCAATttgtctttattttaaaataatatattaaataataccttattcgaaaaaatattttttggaatgCCTTGACGTAATCTCGCTGTTTGGTCCAATGAGATTTACTGTACattctgtgatgacccaaaaatatatatatatgattaaagtataataataataaaataataaaaatagtcattaagttaatatcaatacagaagtatttttctgtaggatccttgattccatgtttgatgcctaagaaagaccttgtcttagcgagtgctcagagaccattgcggctcagtcgctccctggaggtcggcctggtcaaaatggaatttcataggataaacaggatagacactatttgtacacgtaaataagtatatatacataaaatagtattttaacagacataatttgtcgaaatacataataaaataataataatataggtatcatatgtgggacccacaagattatgtggggtccacatgagtcccggagccacaagacactgtttatatacgtaaataagtacataaaataatgttttaactgatataatttgtagaagtatatgataaaataataataatataggtatcctatgcggggcccacaagactgtgtggggcccacatgaggcccgaagccgtatggaggtttttataagtctcaaagctatgtaggatgcataaaatcgtataagagttattcgagttacgtaggatccattcgggtctcgaagttgtgtggggcccacaagaccatgtggggcccacatgagtttttaaaatttaaatttaattcttgttcaaaaataaataataaaataaataaatactaaaagtagtttaaaattaataacaatgataataataatgataataatgattagaaaaaaataataataaaataatagaataattaattaagttattgattaattaattaggtaagtaattaataaaaaaaaatttatttagtgggaatggtggcaagcactcccacatggcttccatccctatcccatactcaacccataccttacccatcccttgcccattctttaatttttttaaaattataatttcacccatctccccacacttttataaattctatttcttccccaaaattttcctataaatagggagctctcaaccttcatttttcacaacaattttccaaggaagagaaggattagtgagtgaaagaatttgtggtggagagagaatttttgaataaattcttaatcacccactttttccgatctcatttcttaaagataattattgtgttcgtagcacacggtaaaagaagaaggtaagtaaattttgattatgttagtttctttttattttaaattcatacccgagtttattttgtacgtaaattttaattatgttacttggttccacaaaatttccatgagtttatttttacgcatatttaattataccaattctatctttaatatacttgcatctatttttgggttaagaaatgttccaatcccctcgggtaaattttcagcatttctttctattcaaaaataaaattatatatatttttaacacaaaaattgtgtggcatgagtttatttttacgttgcatttttatgaaaatatgagtaaagatgagattttcacgatattatttttaaattgcataaattataataagatgattttaaaaccccttatggcaacgaaagttcaaagttacagatgctcggtactgcAGCTTAAaatttatacggatcagagtgcacccacactgtttacagagtggttatttatgttagtggatttctcctgagtgcacacctggtttaagtccagggcttaataaggaaaatcccacttaaagtttacgtacgttgatttagtttggtcggccagccagctaagtccagtcttcggaccgcacaacccagtcatggggttaaacatgacttacggcaaacaggcctaagggtgggtttttataatatatatttatacatatttaattacgcgtacaaagttactgatgatttgaaagaaaagtgtaagtttacgtgaaaaggatcattttggtacttaaatgacgatctaaggaaaacgtataagtaaaagtatatgtatgtttatcattaaatatttttacagttttaaagttaaaagtttaatttagcagttatagtatatgattgtaaaaatttactgttgaaattgatgacaaaagttttatgcagaaatttttaaatttatgtttattttaaaagcagtcttgaagttatagtattaaatattattttacgaaattctttaaaagctcattttggccacacactaataataatcttatttacttactgagcgtcgtctcaccccaatcatattttatttcagataactctaaaggacatgtcggaaatcaggcttagcaagcatgcgagtggggattagaaaaataaagattaattagaaatatagtatgatttcagatatttacgtttgtgtaattttcttcttttgaaataagtgattgtaacatgaataattagcgctctggtttgaataaaatttgagtttatttgcttccgctgtaaatcagtagtaaaaagttaatatcccaggcccctcggggtcgggatGTTACacattcaaatttttttgatAATTAAGAGAGATTTCAAAGTTTTTGGTAATTCTGTTAGCTACAAAATTGCAAGTTTTGGATGCTATATTTGTTATCCTGCTTAAATTATTTATTGTATTGATTTGTTATTCATTGGTCAACTTTTCCAAAATTACATGCTTTTATATacactcaaaaaatatttatatatctatctaaataattgtgtgaaataatttttttttattttctttaaataaaaGAACAATTAATGACGGTTccctaaaccatcactaataaggcactaatagtgatgaatgtgcagaaccgtcactaatactttgaaaaaaaatttatttattaatacaataataataacgaCGGTTTATTAACCCTCACTAATAAGTTTCTTTTACTGACacattgaaatcgtcactaatacctctagAATCGCCACTAATATTTTTCGAGATAGTTTACGCGCGAAAAGTGGTTTCCCGTGCTTGTTTGAGTAGAggaaactagtttttagtgacagaggtattagtgaaggataaaatttcgtcactaaaagttcagtATTAGTAAAGgatgaaatttcgtcactaatacctgaactactagtgacggttttggaaaacagtcactaatactgaacttttagtgacgaaatttcatcATTCACTAATAGCTTCGTCACTAAAGTCCAGTTTTCTTATAGTGTCTGagagtcattctggtggagtggcatgaagagggagatagctgagtttgtggagcagtgtttgaagTGTCAGTAGGAAAAAAGGTTGAGCATTAGAGACCAACAGGACAGTtgctgtagagacccaaacctgtataagCTGGATTCGTGGATGAAGGgtcatgttcgtcgatgaagtcctttagagcctcgtcgacgaaattcagagtctcgtcaaTGCGCAAATATCGAGCGGATCAGAGAAATATCTAGAACTTGAACTCAGCGACAAAGggatggcctcgttgacgagttgtgtggcggattcgtcga
This region includes:
- the LOC131149050 gene encoding uncharacterized protein LOC131149050, translated to MAEKLAPEKRHSFIHGGQKVFEWDQTLEEVNIYITLPPNVPSKLFYCKIQSKHVEVGIKGNPPYLNHEITCHVKTDSCFWTIEDDTMHITLQKRDKGQTWPSPILGQGQLDPYATDLEQKRLMLQRFQEENPGFDFSQAQFTGNCPDPRTFMGGIHSG